ctttgCTCTGTGGTGTCACGTTCTCAAATGCTATGATGCGCTTTGTTTTGAAAGGAAACAATGGTCATTGGTTATGTGCcaggtttttggggggtggagGAGGCCGTGATAAAAGGCAAAGCCGCGGGCGCCGTTTTTCTTTCCGTAACAATGTTAGATCAAACAATGATGCCGTTTCCTCTTGGGAAAATGCATTATGGGGATTTAGGAAGAGAAAAGGACTTTTGTAAGAACAGTTAGTATTAATGGGTTAATAATTGATGCCCATCTTAATGgaggttttaaaaaatggattggtttttaaaaacaaacttttaaatcaatcaatggTTGAATTGTATTATTAGATGTACCCCATTGGGACAATAATCAAGTAATTATTcactttcatttaaaaacttttaaagtaaaaataaacctTAGTCATACATAAAACAGTAAAAGAAAGCAtgatcattttaattcaatttaatgagcataaaaattgaaatagcACAGCAAAAGACTTGACATGCTGAAACATTTCTGATGGTCCTAATTTGTGTTCctactatttttttgtccagaTGTTTTGTGGTCCAATAGCGTGCCACCTTGGCGGCAAAGGCCGAAGTGGCTGTCCTTCAGGCCAGAGCTGCCTCCCCATTAGAGACGGCCACTGTTTTGTCAAACCCTGCCTGGGACTCGGGGAGTGCTGGCGCCCCGGTCCTCTTCCACCGACCCCCAAGTGTCACCCCAGCTCCAGCTATGAGGACAATAGCTGTACCAACATCACCTTCACCTTCAACAAGGACATCTTGTCTAGGGTGAGTTATCCCACTTTTTAATTGATCTTCATAAGggtattttacctttttttattatttttattagcaCTTGCCCTATAACTGGTTCAGTGTCTTTAACAGTGATGTAAatatattacaaataaaataataaagttaGATTAGAGTAAATGCTTGGTTAAAATTCTAATTTAAGGCTTTGATATCATGTTTTGTGGGTAAATATGACTTTGAGAATTTGGCTCTTGAATGGAGTCTGCCAAAATTGCAGTAAAGTTTAGAATAAACTGTATAGTACTGTAATTGCACATATCTAGAAGAATATCTAAGCCAAGTAAGTCAAAGCGCCACCTCTCCTGAACCTGCATTCATCTTTTTGCGAGTTGGCTTTTGGGACTCTGCCAATGAGATTAGTTTCGGTATCACTTGGCTTGACGGGGAAGACTGGCGGGCGACTGTCGCCACATGTGCTCATCACTCAAAAGACACGACAGCAGATAAAGGCACAAGTTGATGTTCTAGGAGGATGTGTGCCGAGCCGCCTCCTACTTAGTGTTTGAGCTTCGCTTTTCTGTTTGTCTGAACATTTTgcctcatttttaatttttatttttttgcctaggGTGTGCAGAGCTTGACAGTGGAGAATGTGTGTAACCAGTTAAGACGTTTGTACCTGGTGAAGAATTTTTCCTTGGAGCATTCCGTGTCCATAACCTGTGACCCGTCGTTCTCGGCCAGCAACGAGATCCACGTCTGCATCGTGAGTGCAATTTCTGTCCGTCTTCGGGTTTGACTTTTGTTGCTTGGAAGTGAaaacttcatcttttttttttcgtttttcctGCATTTGAAGTCGACAGAGGAGCATCGTTTGGACCGGAGTCCCATCAAAGAGATCACTGAGCGGCTCATCGACGTGGTCAGCAAACGCAACGGGAACAACACCATCATCGCGTCCATCGTGGAAGTGCGTGTGCCCAGCCCCAGCAAAACCGGTATGCTTTTTATCCCACttttacttcatttaaaaataattataattgatTAGACTATTATTTTTTAGTACAAATTAATGTGACACTTggatttatttagttattagttttttgttttagtgtaaataatatatttttaatttaaaatatatatatatttatataattgtattatttaaaaagttaatattccctgtagtttttattttagcccctatttaatctttttttgcatttttaaaataacttttttgctgttaattgAATAGATCTATTTATATTTAACTGATGGTTAATGGGTTGGACGGGTAGCTTTATTTTAGTAGAAAACTGCTTAAGAGTTAAAATCTGCGTTTTAGTGTCCcgttctaataaaaaaaaaaaattgggctcATATTGGCGCCGATGCGTTAAAAATAACCGCAGGCGGCGACGCGTTCCTTCCGCCGACGTCACGTCAGGTGTAATTGAGTTAGACGAGAATGCGGTCCGTACGACCCGGCCGGGCGGGGATGGAAAGAGCAGAGCCGCCGGGCTTTGTGCCTCCTAAGACCCCCACATGTCCGCCATTCATCAAGCCGGTGACAGCTCAAAGAATCCCCTCCCCCTCGTTCGTGGAGGTCAGGTTGCAGTAACAGACCAAGTGTTTTGAAGCTGAACCCAAACCCCCCTCCCCGCTTCCCCCCTTGAATCCGGATGACCTTTTGAATTTCCCCCCTGTCTCCAGACTACCTAGTGCCCCTGCTCAGCTCCATCTTCATCGTCCTGTGGGTCCTCCTGCTCATCTCCGTCCTGCTCTGGTGCATGCGGCGACGGCGGAAGCAGAGCAACCCGAGCGGGAccggcggcgggggcggggcCTCGGCGGCCGCCGGCTCGGAGGACAACACCACCAACAACGTGCGCGAGCAACTCAACCAGATCAAGAACCCCATCGAGAAGCACGTGGGCCTCTCGGTGGCTATCAAAGACTACGAGCGCAAGAACTCCATCATCGCCAACATGAGGACAAATCACCCCGAGGGGGACGAGGACGACAAGGAGAGGCACTTGCAGAAGGGCCGCTTCGCCAAGCAGCCGGCGTATACGCTAGTGGAGCGGGACGACAAGATATCCGGCTCCAACTCGGCCGGCAGACACCCCAATTGGACTAACAAACAGGACAACAGAGACTTGGAGACGGCAAACAGCATCAACAGAATGGACTACATAGTATAGCCGACAGCCGCGTTGCCGTGCAACCGAGCCTTCGACGGGGTGGCAACACCCCTTCCACAAGCCCCCCTGGGGGGCGCACGCGTGGCGTCACGTCACGACCCTGCGGTATTCTTCAataattacgttttttttccccttctcccGCCCTCACTCTTCTACTTCCCCATGTTAATTTAAGTTTTGACAAGCTGGCTTACACTGGCAGTGACGGTTGCTTTGGTCGGCTGGAAACACAAGGCACCGGCGTACCTTTTCACTGTAGAATGACGATGGCGAGAGATGTCCTAAGTGGGAAGGCCGGCGAACCCTCCCAACGTCGGCGAGCCACGAACTCTAGGAGGGGACGATGGAGATGGAGCCCACCTTTTGGACGTCTGTCGTTGTCGGAGACACCGAAAAAGTTAAGTTTACTCCGCTATATTTCAGCccgttgtcattttttttttatagtttgtggACACGTGGAACGGGCTCCTGTTGTGATTGTTGTACAATGACTAAAACAACCCTGTTGTGTTCGGCACTAGAGCTAATCATCTTAGCGAGTGTTCTTTGAATTCTTTCTAGTAccgtttcagaaaaaaaaaagtgcctttttCGACTTTAGACTTGGCCATTGTcaaatgaggagaaaaaaagagcaagtttattatttattgttattttggggAGGGGTGGGAGGTGGACAGGTAAGGTGGGCGGGCGGTGGGGTGGGTTTGCTTTAAATGTCATGGCTGCCAATATGAAGAATTTATGTTGATTTAGAACATGTagatatgtacattttttttattaatcattgtgtatatttgatttattaatttaataatCAAGAGCCTTAAGAtatcattcctttttatttatatgttcTGTCTAGTTTGAAGGTTTTGATAGCGGCGGAAGCTTACCATTTCTTTCAATGATTTGTTATCTCCACTGCGTTCTATAAAGCCAAAATGTCACAATttcaaagacaaacaaacaatggGCGTTTTGGGGCCTGAGACTTTAgttttcttcgtttttttttttttttaaagcgcaatttgacatttcattttttgccaGGACATTGACTGAAGGCAAATGCTTGCTACGAGGCACGGACGTACGTGGTGGCAGACATATTGCTTGCCATCAGACTGTTAACGAATTAAGGGAACAAAAGCGGCCTCTAAAGTTTGACTCCCAATTTCAAAAGCGACGAGCGAGGATTCCCATCGTCAACCAATTGGGCTGTGAGTACTTGAAGGGGTAAGTAAGTTGTTTTGGACATGGGAATCCTGtcaaaaattggcaaaaaacatCACCCTTGACAAGTCATTGTTTGCATCGTTTCTGtgcacatttcattttaatgaggctcttaaaaagacaaacacgGTTATCTCGTCTGCTAACTCTTTGGAGATGGTGGCAACGTTTTTGTCCGTTCTTTTGACTTGTTTGAACTTGAGAACAATGTGTTGATCTggcaatatatttttgaaagttgtatttattaaatattttgtataaaaagagAATTAAAGATGTCTTTGTTCTGGACAGTGTGGATAGTGTCCTTTTCTCGGTGTTCTGCTGGCTTTTGCGGTACACCGTGGAAAACGGGGGGACTACTGTGGAAATAGTTCTGCAGTAGTCCCTCGTTTTTCGCGGTGTGTGGCAAACTTAAAAACGGAGAAAGTGTGCAAcattactataaaaaaaatactaacattTCAATTCTTTGCATTTGCAGGCTTCAAAAGTGGAAAACTTCCTTTGGCTTGGATTGCAAATGCAGAAAGGGGCATGAATGGAAATGATGTATGAATGAAAACGctcaaatttgaagaaaaaaagaaaaaacaaacagatgaGCTCGAGTTGGAAAGAGCCATCAATCAAAGCGAGGAAAGTGGACAGTTTACAGACACGTCGGAGCCAGTATTTCAGCCTAAAAGCCATGACGTACTGCGCGGCTCCTGCCTGTCTGAAATCCCCGATCTTGAACACAAAAACCCGAGTCTAAACTCCAATTAAGGGTTTTTGACTTTCATTCGCAAGCCTCTCTTGACCACCGCTACTTATGGGTGGAGGCAAAGTCTGTTTCAAGTATTTGACAAAACATAACTCAAACGGCTCATGTATCAATTATGTGTGCCGTAGTCGAGTGAGCTGCATGTGTGGCTTTGTGGGAAAAGAATAGACATTGTAGTAAAAGCCCATGTGTGCATGCATTGCAACGTTACCCTTTCATATCCAGCGGCTAGCTGGAGACGCGTGGTGGCGTCAAGCGTTTGGACCCTCATCCTGTTCGTCCCCCTCAGGACCTCTTGTGACGTCGTAATCTGGAGGTTCTGGGCACTTCTTGCCTTTCCTCTGGCTCGCTTGTGGATCTGGAACCAATAGAGGATGCAAACTTGACAGATAGGCCCCCTCCACTTGCGGCCAGCCTGTTTTGCTTCGTCGGGGCTGTGTTATTGCTTTCCAGGGGGAGACTCTGGTCCCGTTTCCCTGGAGTAAGCGGCTCGACTTCCGCGGTGGTTTTCTCCGATTCGGAGACCGGTAAAGCCTTGGGAGGAGGAAGAGAGTCGTCTCGGGGTATTTGTGTGTTGGAATGAGGTTGTGTTGCGGCCAGAGGGCTGGCCTGGTCTGTCCTCATGGCCTTCGGTGGGCGAGGGTCTTGCCAATCGCTGGGTTTGCTCCTCTTGCTCCGCCTGGTTCCTGGAAGGATTTCCTGGGGGGCCAAACCTATCGAGGGAGAGTCTGGAGAGGTGGTGGTGTTTGGGCTGGCGATCTCTGTGTTTTTAGGGGAACTTGAAGTCAAAGTTCTCCCAAAGCCGGTGTCACAATCCAAGGAACTCGGTTGTGGATTTCTGAGCTGGAGCATTGCAGTTTGGTCTTGGGCCTTTTGATCAATCTTCTCTTGCTGGACGTCAGATATTTGGGCTCTGAACGAGACAAGACAAGTACATAGTCGAGCGTCTCATTGGACTGTAAGGGTTGGAAAGTTCTGAATTAGATCATACTTACACCTTTTGAAGCACTGTCTTCTTTATTTTTGTGGCACCGTTGAAAGACTCTGGGATTTCTCTGTCTCTGGAAAAATGTTCCAATCTGCTTTGTTCACTCAGCTTGGTCTAAGGGGACAAAAACAATCCgtgtcaacaaaaaatattatccCTGGCATCCTTGGGGAAACTTTTGGATCCAATGCAGACAGCTGTCATATTCTGGCACTGTCagataaaattcaacaaaaggcagccataatttttttcacaaagtTGGAATGCAATAAGATCAGTCACGGAGGATTGTGATATAAGGTTAATTTGACGCAtgtaaatttcaaaattttaaataatgaccatgtatagtaaggcttttttgtaaattaaatGACCAtatatactaagaaaaaaatgcttactatatatagtcattttttaaaggaaaaaaagccttagtatgcatggtcattttaaaaactaaactaaacattgtcatttttaatagaaaatgccatactatacatggtcattttttgaatgaaaaaaggccttactatactttgtcattttttctttaaaaaatggcatagtatagtaaggctttgcaAGGGAAGGTGAAGATACTTTGatggcgtagaggttaactcacgtGTTTCTCGTCtgggtggcctgggttcaaatcccggttgggacacttttacacttagttgtttctgtggacttcttgtcaaaacactcaaatgattactgagGAAACTGTAGCCTCTtggtggcgtagaggttagtacactggactcccatctgggagacctgggttcaattcccggttgtgacactttttcacttagttgtttctgtggacttgaagtcaggagactcaaatgattactaaggaaagtgtagtcacttggttggcgcagaggttagatcactggactcccgtctgggagacctgggttcgattctcgctgtcgtcctttggttgatcactacaccatgtaggtcagtaaatggaataagaagaaaaaaaaaaaagaaaaaactttttaatttatattaaacacttagtcatacttttcagcaaaaggttatattccgaactgccttcggcagttcggaagacacttgaaggacctgtctgtgcgaaaggcgttctcgggtcggccttcggccgaccctcgaccgcttgcttggtcagtgaaccgccgacaccgggaagcgaactcacgttctctccgtgcaaaggcgagtgtgcaacccactacaccaactcgtgccccacttatacatgggtgttgaaacgttttatccttggaaatggggtgaaacacttagtcattttttggacaaaatgcttcatccactactgaagacttatacacttaaacacttaaggattaatacttatttttttacctgaacaattgtgggaaaatctttgcctgcactgggatttgaacccaggaccacagcggTGAAAGACTGtagacttatccactgggccaccacccagtgagagaatttggtagtacttatacttttacctctttcatttacctgaaacacttagtcattttttggacaaaatgcttcatcaactactgaagacttattcagttagacacttagacatttatacttattcttttaactgaataatattgggaaaatctttgcctgcccttggatttgaacccaggtccacagatgtgggagactgatgacttgtccactgggccaccaccctgtgagagaaagtggtagtacttatacttttacctccatcatttacctgaataatattgggaaaaactttgcctgcacttggatttgtACCCAAGACCAAAGTaatgggaaactgatgacttaaccattgggccaccactctgtgagagaaggtagtaatacttatacttttatcctattaatttacctgaacaatattgggaaaatctttgcatgcacttggatttgaactcaaGACCAAAGTAATgtgaaactgatgacttaaccactgggccaccaacctgtgagggaaagtggtagtacttatacttttacctctcatttacctgaacaatattgggaaaatctttgcaagcacttggatttgaacccaagaccaaagtaataggaaactgatgacttaaccactgggccaccaccctgtgagagtagGTAGTAGTACTTgaacttttatctcattcatttacctgaacaatattgggaaaacctttgcaagcacttggatttgaacccaagaccaaagaagtgggaaactgatgacttatcacTAGGCCACCACTCTTCAAGGTAAGTCAGtgatatttgttgttttgtctcttttcactcccagatcatacttagtactttaaaatacaacatagtatagtaaggttatTTTCCCCTAATGAAACGACATTTTTCACCTGTTTTTCTTGAATCAGATTATTGGGCCTCCACAAACACAAtgttgtggtaaaaaaaaaaactgaacatattGAGATTAAACAGCAGTCTTTTCAGGTCATTGTTATATAATGAATTTTAACTGCCTTTGAATAGGGCAAAATAAGCCACATAAAAAATGTCCACCCAACACAATGATAATTATGAGAAAGGAGTGGGTGCAGTCAATTGCCCACCAATGAATGCCACGATTTGGGATTTTGTCTGTTGCCTATGAATAAGCGGCGCTAAAAAATACACTTGAtagaaaaatcaacaagaagcCAATGGGAGGTTCTCTGAGAATATTTGAACTCCTCTCTGTTCCTGTCAGTGCATCTtcaaagagtgagagagaggaaGGAAAGAGAGATATTGGATATATattgagaaagagagaaagaagcgATGCAGGACAGCCAAAAGAAAAAGGGTTCCTCAGCAGGGGTGTTTGGGAAATGCGATTTCGCGCAATTGGAGAAGTGAGGGAAAAACAAAAGCTATGTCATGCATGTGTCAAAAACAACACAGCATTTATGACTAAGAATGTTGCTTCAATTGCATTTACTGGAGTTCTTATCAGGCCTTAGTCTCGtgaactcaaaaaaaaaaaaacctcatactTGGAGCTCAAAATCTTTGATGAAGATGATATAAAGCAGGCAAGGAGGGGGAAAAACTGGAGCCTGTCAAATGAGCAGACCTGCAGGCCAATGATGAATGTAATGTTTGAATCCCTAATACAATTGGCGTTTTGAAAAATGAGTTATTGTTCCGGGTTCAAATATATAGCAAGTCTAGATTAAAAAAGGCTTGAATTGGCACAAAACACAGCAGCCTTAGAAAGTCTCCCGCAAAGAAAAGAGTCCGACCCAAGAAGAATGCCTTGTTTGTCTAAGCTTACCGCATCTCTTCAACAGCAAAGTCCACCAACATGCACG
The nucleotide sequence above comes from Stigmatopora nigra isolate UIUO_SnigA chromosome 12, RoL_Snig_1.1, whole genome shotgun sequence. Encoded proteins:
- the slx4ip gene encoding protein SLX4IP; amino-acid sequence: MEPLKFVIRCGNFAVLVDLYVLPMGSQEDASWSTTNHIEEITTLIRDTLDLRLQQYTESLKKAKELKQKNQPEPDSTFTMKGPYFQLVTNFVKRHFNLRCVVNQDHGDLRVFPERCVVCVRFQEDATAHYAKPSLTATKLSEQSRLEHFSRDREIPESFNGATKIKKTVLQKVAQISDVQQEKIDQKAQDQTAMLQLRNPQPSSLDCDTGFGRTLTSSSPKNTEIASPNTTTSPDSPSIGLAPQEILPGTRRSKRSKPSDWQDPRPPKAMRTDQASPLAATQPHSNTQIPRDDSLPPPKALPVSESEKTTAEVEPLTPGKRDQSLPLESNNTAPTKQNRLAASGGGLSVKFASSIGSRSTSEPEERQEVPRTSRLRRHKRS